One part of the Triplophysa dalaica isolate WHDGS20190420 chromosome 25, ASM1584641v1, whole genome shotgun sequence genome encodes these proteins:
- the shisa7b gene encoding protein shisa-6: MPSAALLVFLLFGPLVSTVTITSERYSANGGPVMVLLRGRGRKVPPPQPDARGKEAAAMAAEPEAAEIPPKPLPQIMLPRNMTADALKPPLGAAQVAPPPRRQVDVDVCQGYYDVMGQYDNTFNCTRGTYIYCCGTCHYRFCCEHQRSQLNQNSCSNYHSPDWADPGTPITQPPVRHDPDFDPLQQQSNSTAYVIGGVISFTMVVAIGVKVAFHKLSRRPRNRDINMPRALVDILRHQSSPVQQGERNNTTVLTTATSSEGTLGWPSKHLYTPVLQSKENRTGKHNFGQTGSSPKHNATIERVPRMNNTQLASTGTLISSKHNSSGFHPSLSHSFHNLAQLPPSYETVMKPELNRYSSLKRLERNLDEYSGYYSSKRGPNNAPPSFHSSQHHLQWGGDFTLGARGTLPLNTSRTRIHVPTSTPNPYPLPQSQYNPAFDSMGKPPRRVMSQDQLLALGEGNTLSRHSKNQQHQYYQPMTTSKSANKQTLRKSHERLLVSPDRLEERMMGGGMMAPMSRLTHHHKAQSQQNVCVTPSLDRHHMIKMNSHPTSGCEQEQSHLSSGHGGGALKWGEGHGSGAVGHNARRMAFATKRQNTIEQLHFLPGGGGGGGMGMGGGGQSLRTGSKNEVTV, encoded by the exons ATGCCATCTGCGGCTCTTTTGGTTTTCCTCCTCTTTGGCCCTCTGGTCTCCACGGTGACTATTACCTCCGAACGCTACTCAGCAAATGGGGGGCCGGTGATGGTTCTGCTGCGTGGACGTGGCCGTAAGGTCCCTCCTCCTCAGCCCGACGCACGGGGCAAGGAAGCTGCCGCCATGGCAGCAGAGCCAGAAGCCGCAGAGATCCCTCCGAAACCGCTCCCGCAGATTATGCTACCCCGCAACATGACAGCCGATGCCCTGAAGCCCCCCCTGGGTGCCGCACAGGTGGCACCTCCTCCTCGTCGACAGGTGGATGTAGATGTGTGTCAGGGGTACTATGACGTGATGGGACAGTATGACAACACTTTCAACTGCACCAGGGGAACCTACATCTACTGCTGTGGCACCTGCCACTACCGCTTCTGCTGCGAGCACCAGCGCAGTCAGCTCAACCAGAACTCCTGCTCCAACTACCATTCACCTGACTGGGCTGACCCGGGGACACCCATCACCCAGCCCCCGGTACGACACGACCCAGATTTCGATCCGCTGCAGCAACAGAGCAACAGCACGGCTTACGTCATCGGCGGAGTCATCTCGTTTACGATGGTCGTAGCCATCGGGGTTAAAGTGGCCTTCCATAAACTGTCCCGAAGACCGAGAAACAGAGACATCAACATGCCTAG AGCGCTTGTGGACATTTTGCGTCACCAATCCAGCCCTGTGCAACAAGGAGAGAGGAACAACACCACAGTCCTCACGACCGCCACGTCCAGCGAGGGGACGCTGGGCTGGCCGTCCAAACACTTGTACACTCCCGTCCTCCAGAGCAAAGAAAACCGAA CTGGGAAACACAATTTTGGCCAGACTGGGTCCAGTCCTAAACACAACGCTACTATCG AGCGAGTTCCGCGCATGAATAACACCCAGCTGGCCTCCACGGGAACGCTGATCTCCAGCAAGCACAATAGTTCTGGCTTTCatccctccctctctcactcctTCCACAACCTCGCTCAGCTACCTCCATCATACGAGACTGTCATGAAACCAGAGCTCAATCGCTACAGCTCCCTCAAGAGATTAG AGAGAAACCTGGATGAATATTCTGGATATTACAGCTCCAAGCGAGGGCCCAACAATGCTCCGCCCAGCTTCCATTCCTCCCAGCACCACCTGCAGTGGGGCGGGGACTTTACTCTGGGTGCAAGAGGTACCCTACCGCTAAACACGTCCCGCACCCGAATCCATGTGCCAACGTCCACCCCCAACCCCTACCCTTTACCCCAGTCCCAGTACAACCCCGCTTTCGACTCCATGGGTAAGCCGCCTCGCCGGGTGATGTCTCAAGACCAGCTTCTGGCGCTGGGGGAGGGCAACACTCTCTCACGCCACTCCAAAAACCAGCAGCATCAGTATTACCAACCCATGACCACCAGCAAGAGCGCCAACAAGCAGACGTTGCGCAAGTCTCACGAACGCCTCCTGGTGTCGCCGGACCGCCTAGAAGAGAGAATGATGGGTGGTGGGATGATGGCACCCATGTCCCGTCTCACCCACCACCATAAAGCGCAGTCCCAGCAGAACGTGTGCGTGACACCATCACTTGACCGCCATCACATGATCAAAATGAATTCGCACCCTACCTCCGGCTGCGAGCAAGAGCAATCGCACTTGTCGTCCGGTCACGGGGGCGGGGCTTTGAAATGGGGGGAGGGCCACGGTTCCGGAGCGGTTGGCCACAATGCGCGCAGGATGGCCTTTGCCACTAAGCGGCAGAACACCATTGAACAGCTGCACTTCCTCCCTGGAGGTGGTGGGGGAGGGGGCATGGGGATGGGGGGAGGCGGTCAGTCTCTAAGAACTGGGAGCAAGAATGAAGTGACTGTGTGA